The following are encoded together in the Actinoplanes sp. N902-109 genome:
- a CDS encoding NUDIX domain-containing protein: MSGRKRAAAIIVRDRRVLMVHERSRRQGLREWWTLPGGGIDPGETAEDAVRREVLEEVGLVVKEARYLQDLPYPSGMTSVFVCTVADGEPQLGPHLGGPEPVGLDWVPLPEVQPGIEGVLPVPPMIVALPLE, from the coding sequence GTGAGTGGACGGAAGCGAGCCGCTGCCATCATCGTGCGCGACCGGCGGGTGTTGATGGTGCACGAGCGGAGCCGGCGGCAGGGACTCCGGGAGTGGTGGACCCTGCCCGGCGGTGGGATCGACCCTGGTGAGACGGCCGAGGACGCGGTCCGGCGAGAGGTGCTGGAGGAGGTCGGGCTGGTCGTCAAGGAGGCCCGCTATCTCCAGGACCTGCCCTACCCCTCGGGCATGACCTCGGTGTTCGTGTGCACGGTGGCCGACGGGGAGCCCCAGCTCGGCCCCCATCTCGGCGGCCCCGAGCCGGTCGGGCTGGACTGGGTGCCGCTGCCCGAGGTGCAGCCCGGCATCGAGGGTGTGCTCCCGGTGCCGCCGATGATCGTGGCGCTACCGCTGGAGTGA
- a CDS encoding YbaK/EbsC family protein, giving the protein MGTLRLEPAISRLDLLAAPVAAALEVWPVDAPIDGDQVLVAPIDAGLADTAAFCEAYDVSLAESANCVIVAGKRGDSTRYAACVILATTRADVNGVVRRHLDARKASFAPMDDAVRLSGMEYGGITPIGLPKDWPVLVDSRVVATPHVIIGSGVRHSKIAIAGPALGALPGAQVIEGLAREA; this is encoded by the coding sequence ATCGGAACCTTGAGGCTCGAACCCGCGATCTCCCGGCTCGACCTGCTCGCCGCTCCGGTGGCGGCGGCGCTGGAGGTGTGGCCGGTCGACGCTCCCATTGATGGTGATCAGGTGTTGGTCGCGCCGATCGATGCCGGGCTGGCCGACACGGCGGCGTTCTGCGAGGCCTATGACGTGTCGCTTGCGGAGTCGGCCAACTGCGTGATCGTCGCCGGCAAGCGAGGCGACAGCACCCGGTATGCGGCGTGCGTGATCCTGGCGACGACCCGCGCCGACGTCAACGGCGTAGTGCGGCGACACCTGGACGCGCGCAAGGCGAGTTTCGCCCCGATGGACGACGCGGTCCGGTTGAGCGGCATGGAATACGGCGGCATCACGCCGATCGGCCTACCCAAGGACTGGCCGGTGCTGGTCGACTCGCGGGTGGTGGCCACTCCGCATGTGATCATCGGTTCGGGCGTCCGGCACAGCAAGATCGCCATCGCCGGGCCGGCCCTGGGGGCGCTACCCGGTGCTCAGGTCATCGAGGGTCTTGCCCGGGAGGCCTGA
- a CDS encoding DsbA family protein gives MNIEVWSDIGCPWCYLGLRRLEAVRPPDATVTVRAFQLGAEPEPLTDEHRTQLMSTHVTELAAAEGLTLDFTRVVPVDTFDAHRLVAWAATQELQLMMVETLQRAHFEDGADVGSHTELARLAGSIGLDEQAALAYLASPAGTDAVNADLAEARELGISSVPTVVVDRRFVIQGAQETAVLRTALDEIARREAVDSAR, from the coding sequence GTGAACATCGAGGTCTGGTCCGACATCGGCTGCCCGTGGTGCTATCTGGGCCTGCGCCGGCTGGAGGCGGTCCGGCCGCCGGATGCGACGGTCACGGTCCGGGCATTCCAGCTCGGGGCCGAGCCCGAGCCGCTGACCGATGAGCACCGCACCCAGCTGATGTCTACCCACGTCACTGAGCTGGCGGCGGCCGAGGGGCTGACTCTCGACTTCACCCGGGTGGTCCCCGTGGACACGTTCGACGCTCACCGGCTGGTGGCCTGGGCCGCGACCCAGGAGCTGCAGCTGATGATGGTCGAGACCCTGCAGCGCGCCCACTTCGAGGACGGCGCCGATGTCGGCTCGCACACCGAGCTCGCTCGGCTGGCCGGCTCGATCGGCCTGGACGAGCAGGCCGCGCTGGCCTATCTCGCCTCTCCCGCGGGCACCGATGCCGTCAACGCCGACCTTGCGGAGGCCCGCGAGCTGGGCATCAGCAGCGTGCCCACGGTCGTTGTCGACCGCCGGTTCGTCATCCAGGGCGCTCAGGAGACGGCGGTGCTGCGCACGGCCCTCGACGAGATCGCCCGCCGGGAAGCCGTCGACAGCGCTCGATGA
- a CDS encoding SufE family protein has protein sequence MSDMPPKLAEIVDEFAAAPRDVVLEMLLEFSDEMPPLPAELRGHEGMEQVPECQTQFFLSAEVRPDDTVQTWFDCPPEAPTTRAFAGILAEGLAGATTSEILAVPDDLYSRMGLATAISPLRIRGGTAILARLKRQIRDQQ, from the coding sequence GTGAGCGACATGCCCCCGAAGCTGGCCGAGATCGTCGACGAGTTCGCCGCCGCGCCGCGCGACGTCGTCCTCGAGATGCTGCTGGAGTTCTCCGACGAGATGCCGCCCCTGCCGGCCGAGCTGCGCGGTCATGAGGGCATGGAGCAGGTCCCGGAGTGTCAGACCCAGTTCTTCCTGAGCGCCGAGGTGCGTCCCGACGACACCGTGCAGACCTGGTTCGACTGCCCGCCCGAGGCGCCCACCACCCGGGCCTTCGCCGGCATCCTGGCTGAGGGGCTCGCGGGCGCCACCACCAGCGAGATCCTCGCTGTGCCTGACGACCTCTACAGCCGGATGGGCCTCGCCACCGCCATCAGCCCGCTGCGCATCCGCGGCGGCACGGCGATCCTCGCCCGGCTCAAGCGCCAGATCCGGGACCAGCAGTGA
- a CDS encoding CBS domain-containing protein: MPRIAVSDVMTRRVVYLPGDTPLDEAAQAMRDQGIGDVVVTSGPTIAGMVTDRDIVVRAIAEGLPPKNTTLASITSLEVIMVEQSATPEEAVQAMRERGVRRLLVCDADRKVVGILSLSDLALLPTAGAAVPT, from the coding sequence ATGCCGAGGATCGCGGTTTCCGATGTGATGACCAGACGGGTCGTCTACCTGCCCGGTGACACCCCACTCGACGAAGCGGCCCAGGCCATGCGCGACCAGGGCATCGGCGATGTCGTGGTGACCAGCGGCCCGACGATCGCCGGCATGGTGACCGACCGCGACATCGTGGTCCGGGCGATCGCCGAGGGTCTGCCGCCCAAGAACACGACGCTGGCCTCGATCACGTCGCTCGAGGTCATCATGGTGGAGCAGTCGGCCACGCCGGAGGAGGCGGTCCAGGCCATGCGCGAGCGCGGGGTACGCCGGCTGCTGGTGTGCGACGCCGACCGCAAGGTGGTCGGCATCCTGAGCCTCAGCGACCTGGCTCTCCTGCCGACAGCCGGCGCGGCCGTGCCGACGTAG
- a CDS encoding SGNH/GDSL hydrolase family protein, whose protein sequence is MGWTNFVAMGDSFTEGMNDAYPDGTYRGWADLVAARLAVDAGPDFGYANLAVRGKLLDQVLAGQLEPALAMRPSLVSFAAGGNDVLRRKVNPHDLVRRIDPVIGRLRDAGADVILFRFADVTSHLPGQRIMGPRAAVLNEGASQLAAKHGCYVIDLFGDDGFHHPVMWSDDRLHLSPAGHRRVAGHVLTALGVGIQEDWLLVPPVPAPTPWLLARGADLRWAGQHLAPWIRRRLAGASSGDLVTAKRPELAPIDALA, encoded by the coding sequence ATGGGCTGGACGAATTTCGTTGCAATGGGGGACAGCTTCACCGAGGGCATGAACGACGCCTATCCCGACGGGACCTACCGCGGGTGGGCCGACCTGGTCGCGGCCCGGCTGGCCGTCGATGCCGGCCCCGATTTCGGGTACGCGAACCTGGCCGTCCGGGGCAAGCTGCTCGACCAGGTCCTCGCCGGACAACTCGAACCCGCGCTGGCGATGCGGCCCAGCCTGGTCAGCTTCGCGGCCGGCGGCAACGACGTGCTGCGCCGCAAAGTGAACCCGCACGACCTGGTCCGCCGGATCGACCCGGTGATCGGCCGGCTGCGCGACGCGGGGGCTGACGTGATCCTCTTCCGCTTCGCCGACGTCACCTCGCACCTGCCCGGGCAGCGCATCATGGGCCCGCGGGCGGCAGTCCTCAACGAGGGCGCCTCGCAGCTCGCCGCCAAGCACGGCTGCTATGTCATCGACCTGTTCGGCGACGACGGCTTCCACCACCCCGTTATGTGGAGCGACGACCGGTTGCACCTGTCGCCGGCGGGGCACCGCCGGGTCGCCGGCCACGTGCTCACCGCGCTGGGCGTCGGCATCCAGGAGGACTGGCTGCTGGTCCCGCCGGTCCCGGCGCCCACACCGTGGCTGCTGGCCCGCGGCGCCGATCTGCGCTGGGCCGGGCAGCATCTGGCGCCGTGGATCCGCCGGCGGCTCGCCGGTGCGTCGTCGGGCGACCTCGTCACGGCGAAGCGTCCCGAGCTGGCCCCGATCGACGCGCTAGCGTGA
- a CDS encoding sulfurtransferase, with product MPVENDPAPELQAYAHPDKLVSTEWLAANLDTPGLVIVESDEDVLLYDTGHIPGAVKVDWHLELNDQLTRDYLEPEQFAALCAAKGIGRDDTVVFYGDNNNWWAAYALWVFSLFGHRDVRLLNGGRQKWAAEGRELTREKPARPAAEYPVPVRDDSAIRAFRDQVMSHIAEHRPLVDVRSPQEYTGELTHMAAYPQEGALRGGHIPGALSKPWKSAANEDGTFKPADELTKIYRDELGLDTGDDIVAYCRIGERSSHTWFVLQHLLGYPNVRNYDGSWTEWGNLVRAPIAKGAEPGGLA from the coding sequence ATGCCCGTTGAAAACGACCCGGCGCCGGAGCTGCAGGCGTACGCACACCCCGACAAGCTGGTCAGCACCGAGTGGCTGGCCGCCAACCTGGACACCCCTGGCCTGGTCATCGTCGAGTCGGACGAGGACGTGCTGCTCTACGACACCGGGCACATCCCGGGGGCGGTCAAGGTCGACTGGCACCTCGAACTGAACGACCAGCTCACCCGCGACTACCTGGAGCCCGAGCAGTTCGCTGCCCTCTGTGCGGCGAAGGGCATCGGCCGCGACGACACCGTCGTCTTCTACGGCGACAACAACAACTGGTGGGCTGCGTACGCGCTCTGGGTCTTCAGTCTGTTCGGGCACCGCGACGTGCGGCTGCTCAACGGCGGCCGGCAGAAGTGGGCCGCCGAGGGCCGCGAGCTGACCCGGGAGAAGCCGGCCCGCCCGGCCGCGGAATACCCCGTCCCGGTGCGCGACGACAGTGCCATCCGGGCGTTCCGCGACCAGGTCATGAGCCACATCGCCGAGCACCGGCCGCTGGTCGACGTCCGCTCACCGCAGGAGTACACCGGCGAGCTGACCCACATGGCGGCGTACCCGCAGGAGGGCGCGCTGCGTGGCGGGCACATCCCGGGTGCGCTGAGCAAGCCGTGGAAGTCGGCGGCCAACGAGGACGGCACGTTCAAGCCGGCCGACGAGCTGACCAAGATCTACCGCGACGAGCTGGGCCTGGACACCGGCGACGACATCGTCGCCTACTGCCGCATCGGCGAGCGGTCGAGCCACACCTGGTTCGTGCTGCAGCACCTGCTGGGCTATCCGAACGTGCGCAACTACGACGGCTCGTGGACCGAGTGGGGCAACCTCGTGCGCGCCCCCATCGCCAAGGGTGCCGAGCCCGGCGGCCTGGCCTGA
- a CDS encoding RNA polymerase sigma factor → MRVTEDSGDGELLRAVAASDRDALRLLHRRHAPWLRLRLTARCADPDVVDAAIQDTFLAVWRDAHRYRPTGSDPAGWIWTIAIRRLIDARRGPGHRWIAAPPAHEPDSSPSAEELVLLRVEHGDLGQALDRLSPELRAVIQATAIDGLTVREAARYLGVAEGTAKTRLMRARARLRELLA, encoded by the coding sequence GTGAGGGTGACCGAGGACAGCGGCGACGGCGAGCTGTTGCGTGCCGTCGCCGCCTCGGACCGCGACGCTCTGCGACTGCTGCACCGCAGGCACGCGCCGTGGTTGCGGCTGCGGCTCACGGCCCGGTGCGCTGATCCCGACGTCGTGGACGCAGCCATCCAGGACACGTTCCTGGCGGTCTGGCGGGACGCCCACCGCTACCGGCCGACCGGCAGCGATCCCGCCGGATGGATCTGGACCATCGCGATCCGCCGGCTCATCGACGCCCGGCGCGGACCGGGTCACCGCTGGATCGCCGCGCCACCGGCCCACGAGCCGGACAGTTCACCCTCCGCCGAGGAGCTGGTGCTGCTGCGCGTGGAGCACGGCGACCTCGGCCAGGCCCTCGACCGGCTCAGCCCGGAACTGCGGGCTGTCATCCAGGCAACCGCGATCGACGGTCTCACGGTCAGGGAGGCGGCCCGCTACCTCGGGGTCGCCGAGGGCACCGCCAAGACCCGGCTGATGCGGGCCCGGGCGCGACTGCGGGAGCTGCTGGCATGA
- a CDS encoding zf-HC2 domain-containing protein, whose amino-acid sequence MTWHVDTRLLTAYGEGGLTPSQVLAVDAHLQACAPCRGLVTADEQWLDHGWQSIADHLDRPGLLDRWDHRIRLLAATPALRWSWLAATAAVLTFAVLAAYTGQNGARMTLLLFLIFAPVLPVLAVATAYGPPADPMHEITTTTPMAGPALVLWRATAVVSIAMAMGAVAGALFPGPFSSAVVWLLPALLLGIGTLALATALPLVTAAAVIGSGWLLLVGGAAVAGSPVRPVFFGPSAQLCYLVAAALAGAVLTARRSRLAEGSSR is encoded by the coding sequence ATGACGTGGCATGTGGACACCCGGCTGCTCACCGCGTACGGCGAGGGCGGCCTCACCCCCAGCCAGGTACTGGCGGTCGACGCGCACCTGCAGGCATGCGCGCCGTGCCGCGGCCTGGTGACCGCCGACGAACAGTGGCTGGACCACGGCTGGCAGAGCATCGCCGACCATCTGGACCGGCCGGGCCTGCTGGACCGCTGGGACCACCGGATCCGGCTGCTCGCGGCCACCCCGGCCCTGCGCTGGTCCTGGCTGGCAGCCACCGCGGCGGTGCTGACGTTCGCGGTGCTCGCCGCCTACACCGGGCAGAACGGCGCGCGGATGACCCTGCTGCTGTTCCTGATCTTCGCCCCGGTGCTGCCGGTGCTGGCCGTGGCCACCGCGTACGGACCCCCGGCGGACCCCATGCACGAGATCACCACCACGACCCCGATGGCCGGTCCGGCGCTGGTGCTGTGGCGGGCGACCGCCGTCGTCAGCATCGCGATGGCCATGGGTGCAGTGGCGGGCGCGTTGTTCCCCGGTCCCTTCTCGTCGGCTGTGGTGTGGCTGCTGCCTGCCCTGCTGCTGGGTATCGGCACACTCGCGCTGGCCACCGCGCTGCCGTTGGTCACCGCGGCGGCCGTGATCGGGAGCGGCTGGCTGCTCCTGGTCGGGGGCGCGGCCGTCGCGGGTTCGCCGGTGCGGCCGGTGTTCTTCGGGCCGTCCGCCCAGCTCTGTTATCTGGTGGCGGCCGCGCTGGCGGGCGCCGTCCTGACCGCGCGGCGCAGCCGCCTGGCCGAGGGGAGTTCCCGATGA
- a CDS encoding ATP-binding cassette domain-containing protein gives MSTVQLTGVSKRYGSTTALDEISLEFGTGIIGLLGPNGAGKTTLLRCLATALAPDRGQLTAYGMDLSVAAERTAVRRRLGYLPQEAGLYPNFTASALLDYVAVLKEITDRGRRRAEVRRVLAEVGLSDRAGVRVRKLSGGMRRRLALAQALLGDPDLLILDEPTVGLDPEQRMLFRATISRLAETRTVLLSTHQTEDVGALCERVVVIRHGRAVFDGTPAALAALAAGRVWLSADAPEGSPVYWRTADGDYRTLGDQPRGGRPAQPSIEDGYLTLLGAEGLR, from the coding sequence ATGAGCACGGTGCAGTTGACCGGTGTCAGCAAGCGTTACGGCAGTACGACCGCGTTGGACGAGATCTCGTTGGAGTTCGGCACCGGGATCATCGGCCTGCTGGGACCCAACGGGGCCGGCAAGACCACGCTGTTGCGCTGCCTGGCCACGGCACTCGCCCCGGACCGGGGGCAGCTCACCGCGTACGGGATGGATCTGTCCGTGGCCGCGGAACGCACGGCCGTGCGCCGCCGCCTGGGCTATCTCCCGCAGGAGGCGGGGCTGTACCCGAACTTCACCGCGTCGGCGCTGCTGGACTACGTGGCGGTGCTCAAGGAGATCACCGATCGCGGCCGGCGCCGGGCCGAGGTGCGCCGGGTGCTGGCCGAGGTGGGGCTGAGCGACCGGGCCGGCGTCAGGGTGCGCAAGCTGTCCGGTGGCATGCGCCGCCGGCTGGCCCTGGCCCAGGCGCTGCTCGGCGATCCGGACCTGCTGATCCTCGACGAGCCGACGGTCGGTCTCGATCCCGAGCAGCGGATGCTGTTCCGCGCGACGATCTCCCGGCTGGCCGAGACCCGCACGGTGCTGCTATCCACCCATCAGACCGAGGACGTGGGCGCGCTCTGCGAGCGTGTCGTGGTGATCCGGCACGGACGTGCGGTTTTTGACGGTACGCCCGCAGCGCTGGCCGCCCTGGCCGCGGGCCGGGTGTGGTTGTCGGCCGACGCGCCCGAGGGCTCACCGGTGTACTGGCGCACCGCGGACGGCGACTACCGCACCCTCGGGGACCAGCCCCGCGGCGGCCGCCCGGCGCAACCGTCGATCGAGGACGGCTACCTGACCCTGCTCGGCGCCGAGGGCCTGCGGTGA
- a CDS encoding VanZ family protein → MGAAWRDHGTTVEWAVLVLPALSVLAYFWRRRTRSRIAAVAEVGLVAGSLPWAVMLFTPQPATRSIELVPLHDLPSWNVAQVGGNLLVLAAFGFFLPVRVAAVASLPRILACAVLASSGIEVLQWVLAIGRVTSVDDVLMNTAGAVVAAMASRPWWARVPVREIG, encoded by the coding sequence ATGGGGGCTGCCTGGCGTGATCACGGGACGACAGTCGAGTGGGCAGTGCTGGTGCTGCCCGCGCTGAGCGTGCTCGCCTACTTCTGGCGCCGGCGCACCCGGTCGCGCATCGCCGCGGTTGCGGAGGTCGGGCTGGTGGCCGGGTCGCTGCCGTGGGCGGTCATGCTGTTCACCCCGCAGCCCGCGACCCGTTCGATCGAGTTGGTGCCGCTGCACGACCTGCCGTCCTGGAACGTGGCGCAGGTGGGTGGCAACCTCCTGGTCCTCGCGGCGTTCGGTTTCTTTCTGCCGGTCCGGGTCGCCGCTGTCGCATCGCTGCCGCGCATCCTGGCATGTGCCGTGCTGGCGTCGAGCGGCATCGAGGTGCTGCAATGGGTGCTGGCGATCGGCCGCGTCACGAGCGTCGACGACGTGCTGATGAACACCGCTGGGGCGGTCGTGGCCGCGATGGCGTCACGCCCGTGGTGGGCCCGTGTCCCGGTCCGCGAGATTGGCTGA
- a CDS encoding TetR/AcrR family transcriptional regulator, translating to MTVDQQQRPGAPAPRRRSRRDEILEIAVGLFASRGYHGVSMDDIGSAAGVTGPALYHHFAGKEAMLVAALIPVSEGLLHGGRERVERHPGDAQAVLTDLIEFHVEFALANPAVIALHLHELDRLPEEPRRQIRKLQRLYVEEWVTVLATLRPELEPGEARVLAHSAFGLMNSTPFLGGEVDRRRRALLLTEAAVHALIGR from the coding sequence GTGACGGTAGATCAGCAGCAGCGTCCCGGTGCACCCGCCCCCCGGCGGCGGTCCCGGCGGGACGAGATCCTCGAGATCGCGGTGGGGCTGTTCGCCTCGCGGGGATATCACGGTGTGTCGATGGACGACATCGGGTCTGCCGCCGGCGTGACCGGTCCGGCGCTGTACCACCACTTCGCCGGCAAGGAGGCCATGCTGGTGGCCGCGCTGATCCCGGTCAGCGAAGGGCTGCTGCACGGCGGTCGCGAGCGGGTCGAGCGGCACCCCGGCGACGCCCAGGCGGTGCTGACCGACCTGATCGAGTTCCACGTCGAGTTCGCGCTGGCCAATCCGGCCGTCATCGCGCTGCACCTGCACGAGCTGGACCGGCTGCCCGAGGAGCCGCGCCGGCAGATCCGCAAGCTCCAGCGGTTGTATGTCGAGGAGTGGGTCACCGTGCTGGCCACGCTGCGGCCCGAGCTCGAGCCGGGGGAGGCGCGGGTGCTCGCGCACTCCGCCTTCGGCCTGATGAACTCGACCCCGTTCCTCGGCGGCGAGGTGGACCGCCGCCGTCGTGCCCTGCTGCTCACAGAGGCCGCGGTGCACGCACTGATCGGCCGCTGA
- a CDS encoding acetyl/propionyl/methylcrotonyl-CoA carboxylase subunit alpha, protein MIESLLIANRGEIARRVIRTAKRLGIRSIAVHSEADAGMPFVVEADQAVCVGPANPAQSYRNAEAIIAAAKSTGAQAIHPGYGFLSENADFARTVEDNGLVWVGPGADAIRAMGDKINARNLMAAAGVPVAPGTQDPAASVAAALEAAEAIGYPVMVKAAAGGGGMGMAVAGDEAVLRTEYDKVRAFAERMFGDGSVLIERYFPRVRHVEVQILGLADGRVVALSERECSVQRRNQKLVEEAPSPAVGPELRARLLAAAVKAGEAVGYRNAGTVECLLDPATGEFFFLEMNTRLQVEHPITELIHGTDLVEQQLRIASGLAPSFAADRPTSGHAIELRINAEDPKRFLPGPGKVATWVEPTGAGVRVDSGYGPGTTVTPFYDSLMAKLIVYGTDRADAIAKARAAVAGFEIAGPKNNLPFFAELLDNPEFVSGDYDTGIVARMR, encoded by the coding sequence ATGATCGAGTCACTGCTGATCGCCAACCGGGGCGAGATCGCCCGCCGGGTCATCCGCACCGCGAAGCGGCTGGGCATCCGGTCGATCGCCGTGCATTCCGAGGCGGACGCCGGGATGCCGTTCGTCGTCGAGGCGGACCAGGCGGTGTGCGTCGGCCCGGCCAACCCCGCGCAGAGCTATCGCAACGCCGAGGCGATCATCGCCGCCGCGAAGTCGACCGGGGCGCAGGCGATCCACCCGGGATACGGCTTCCTGAGCGAGAACGCGGATTTCGCCCGCACTGTCGAGGACAACGGCCTGGTGTGGGTCGGCCCCGGCGCGGACGCGATCAGGGCGATGGGCGACAAGATCAACGCCCGCAACCTGATGGCGGCGGCGGGTGTCCCGGTCGCACCCGGCACGCAGGACCCGGCCGCGTCCGTGGCGGCGGCACTCGAAGCCGCCGAGGCGATCGGCTATCCGGTGATGGTCAAGGCCGCGGCCGGCGGTGGTGGCATGGGCATGGCTGTCGCGGGTGACGAGGCTGTTCTCCGTACGGAATACGACAAGGTCCGGGCGTTCGCCGAGCGGATGTTCGGCGACGGTTCCGTGCTGATCGAGCGCTACTTCCCCCGCGTACGGCACGTGGAGGTGCAGATCCTCGGGCTGGCCGACGGGCGGGTGGTGGCGCTCAGCGAGCGCGAGTGCTCGGTGCAGCGCCGCAACCAGAAGCTGGTCGAGGAGGCGCCGAGCCCGGCGGTCGGTCCTGAGTTGCGCGCCCGGTTGCTCGCCGCCGCGGTCAAGGCGGGCGAGGCGGTGGGCTATCGCAACGCCGGCACCGTGGAGTGCCTGCTCGACCCGGCCACCGGTGAGTTCTTCTTCCTCGAGATGAACACCCGGCTCCAGGTCGAGCACCCGATCACCGAGCTGATCCACGGCACCGACCTGGTCGAGCAGCAGCTGCGGATCGCCTCCGGGCTGGCGCCGAGCTTCGCCGCCGACCGGCCGACCAGCGGGCACGCGATCGAGCTGCGGATCAACGCCGAGGACCCCAAGCGGTTCCTGCCGGGCCCGGGCAAGGTCGCGACCTGGGTCGAGCCCACCGGCGCGGGGGTGCGCGTCGACTCGGGGTACGGGCCGGGCACCACCGTCACGCCGTTCTACGACTCGCTGATGGCCAAGCTCATCGTGTACGGCACCGACCGCGCCGACGCCATCGCCAAGGCCCGGGCCGCGGTCGCCGGGTTCGAGATCGCCGGTCCGAAGAACAACCTGCCGTTCTTCGCCGAGCTGCTGGACAACCCCGAATTCGTGAGTGGTGACTACGACACGGGCATCGTGGCCCGGATGAGGTGA
- a CDS encoding hydroxymethylglutaryl-CoA lyase, producing MDAVSIREVAPRDGLQNEEPIPADDKVRLIDALSGTGVRRIEAVSFVHPKAIPQMADADEVWARAWHNPDVRYSALIPNTRGAQRAIAAGFREIEVVVSASDTHNRRNLNRSTGESLDDIAALIPLVHAAGATLEVIIATSFGCPFEGDVDPRRVASIVDRVRADGADRTAFGDTTGMATPRRVRDLLSLVRPELLHFHNTRGTGLANVLTALEFGISEFDSSVGGIGGCPYAPGASGNIATEELVHMLEDMGIATGIDLEALIEVAAMAEKMLGRTLPSGVLRAGPRTRSTL from the coding sequence ATGGACGCCGTCTCGATCCGCGAGGTCGCCCCGCGCGACGGCCTGCAGAACGAGGAGCCGATCCCGGCCGACGACAAGGTGCGGCTCATCGACGCCCTGTCGGGCACCGGCGTGCGGCGCATCGAGGCGGTCTCGTTCGTCCATCCCAAGGCCATCCCGCAGATGGCCGACGCCGACGAGGTGTGGGCGCGCGCCTGGCACAACCCCGACGTGCGGTACTCGGCGTTGATCCCGAACACCCGGGGAGCCCAGCGGGCGATCGCGGCCGGCTTCCGCGAGATCGAGGTCGTCGTCTCGGCCAGCGACACGCACAACCGCCGCAACCTCAACCGCTCGACCGGGGAGTCGCTCGACGACATCGCCGCACTGATCCCGCTGGTCCATGCCGCTGGGGCGACGCTCGAGGTGATCATCGCGACCAGCTTCGGCTGCCCGTTCGAGGGTGATGTCGACCCGCGGCGGGTGGCGTCCATCGTGGACCGGGTGCGGGCCGACGGTGCCGACCGCACCGCTTTCGGCGACACCACCGGCATGGCCACCCCGCGCCGGGTTCGTGACCTGCTTTCTCTCGTACGCCCGGAGCTGCTGCACTTCCACAACACCCGGGGGACGGGGCTGGCGAACGTCCTGACCGCACTGGAGTTCGGCATCAGCGAGTTCGACTCGAGCGTCGGCGGGATCGGCGGCTGCCCGTATGCCCCCGGCGCCTCCGGGAACATCGCCACCGAAGAACTCGTACACATGCTCGAAGACATGGGAATCGCGACGGGGATCGATCTGGAAGCGCTCATCGAGGTGGCGGCGATGGCCGAGAAAATGCTCGGCCGCACCTTGCCGTCCGGTGTGCTCCGGGCCGGCCCGCGCACCCGTTCGACGCTGTGA